The segment ATCTCAGTTTTTCATTGTCTATTTTTAGCAGTCAAAACATACTCTGACTCAGGCCAAACAGCGTTCCCACATTTTGGTGTAACTgtgtttcacatgctgttgATTATACTCGGCTGACTGAGGTCCAGACCTTCGACTTGCTAGTTCAGTTCTGCAGTGGTGCCTATAATCTGTGGAAGATGCTAGTGATTGTACTTAGATCGGTCGTACCTTGCTTTCCTGCAAAGCTTTTTGCAGGTGAGCCGCCTGCCTGTTGAGATGCACCATGGAAATGTCCTCCTTAAACACTTGGCAGTTGAGCTTCATCTTCTCCAACAGACCAACCTCCAACTGTCTGAATGGCAAGAGGCCAAACGTGTGGTTACAGAGCACTTGAAAGTGTACAAGTTTACAGTAACTTCACATTGTGTTTGTGGAtgacaaagtcaaataaaagtacCACAAAACGACcgattatattcatatttatagtcagaaaatgtgcattgtggGGTCTGTAATTGATCAGATTCTTTTCattgttccttttttaaatggatACTTTGCagcaaataaagtgaaaaagaTGATTAATTGATGGTATTTCATTATAAATACAACgtgaaaaaaaataagcaaaaaaacaatagaaaatgttatgttttcagtcattatACAAAATAAGTGAAAAATCCACCCTACTTGTTCTTGAGAGCAGCTAAATTGTCCATATTGTCTCTGAGATTCTGCAGACTCTGCCGCTTGTCATTCAACTGGCTTTGGACCGATTCCAGCCTCTGCTTCAGCTCATCTGAGCCAAGCCTGTCTATATTCAAATCTCCATCCATGTTCTTTAACTCTGTACAAAATGCTACCAGACTGTGGTGAAGCTCCTGGACCTTTGGGATCAAAGAAATTCAAAGATGTTAAATCAAGTTGTCAATCTAATGCTCATACTGTAGCTGTAGCGGGAGAGTTGAGCAGAGATAGTGACCTGAAAGATGACATTTTGTAGTGAGTCCACCTGTTGGTTCAGCTCTCTAATCCTCTCCTGTTTAGCAGACTGGCTTCCCTCGACTTTTATgctgatgtttacattttcattggTCCTTTTTACCTCTGGACTGTTTTGGGAGGCAGTAGGTGTTGGTTTCTCCTAAAAAGCAGGAGCATACAGGGAAAAACACAATTATGCATGGACTATATAGCGTTCAATTTACTTGTCTACAAGTTATTTATGTATAAGGAATCTACCATTTTACACAGATACAGCTCCAACTGCCTTTTGTCTGATGTTTTAGTAAGTAGACTCCCAATCTGTTGATCTGCTGGGAGCTCCTCTGCAGAGCCTTGAAATCAAAAATATATGAGTAGAGTGAGTGTTGGTATATAGTGCATCCTTCTCCTGTGATAAGGTCTATTTTATGTGGCGAACATCACATTGCGCACCTTGCTTTTCTTTCAGTGTGAATAGACTTTTATCTTCTGTGATGCCCAGCATTTTCATACACGAGTCCTTGATTTTCCCTGCTGTGGTTTCCCTTGGGGTCCTCAGATGAACAATCCGCTCTGATGCTGCAACAAAGGATGACAACAGGAAGCAATGTCACGTTAGTGTCCGTTGTGGTTGTGTGTCGCTATAACGTCAAGGACgtgaatattataaaaagtgatcGCTCACAGATTCCTCCGGATACAGTGCGCTGTACTCGCATTAGCATTGATGTCCACCACATGGTATGAAGTGTAATTCTCTATTTTTACTTTGCAAATGTTGCAGATTTTCATCGATTCAGTCACTCACCATTAATAGTGACCTCTATCAACTGAGAGTTCCTCTGTGCCATGTAGTTCTGGCTGTTGAAATGATAgcacattatttgttttaaaatgcttgTTATTCTATCTTTGATGTGTGTGCAGAAGTCAGGGCCTCACCTGAGTTTGAGCGAACGTCGATTCATAGGCAGGCGGCTCACGTGAGGAGCAGACTTGGACTTGCTCATCGACGCCAATGTCGCAGTAAACGTTTCAACATTAGGCGGACGTGAGGATTCTGTTATAACCAAGATGAGAAGAAGGGTAAACCTTTTGCATAGATACCTGGAACATTTTAATTTGGTGTGGAAGTTGTGGATCCGCAGGTGTACCGAGCAGCGAGTCTAGTCTCAGGACCATGGCGCTGGGAGGGTGCAGTTCATTGTAAATAGCTGACAGCAGCTGCTCTCTATCTTCCAGTGTGGCGACCTGGAGGATGTCCAAAGTGTTCACGTCTACTGAAGCCATGTCCACGCCACATAGTTTTGCTTCTGTGAGGGAAACATTGAGtcattatatactgtactgcGCATCAAGATGTGCATtatctataaataaatgcaatgtgCGTCTGTCATCCAAAGTCAAAGTTCGTAAAACACCTCTGCACAAAATTGGCACACTGAGTTTAaatgggatttgtgtgtgtgtgcagacgttGCAGTTTTTCCGTGCAGTTGGATTTCTTTTATcattctcctctccttttctcttgacgtagaaacatttatttcaatacaGATTATTTGATCCGCGGTTAAgataaattctattcaaattgaCACCCACAGGGCTGGGAGAGGAGACTGTGTGTTTTACCTTTGATGAAAGGGAGACATTTCTGCAGTCCAATATTGGTAAACCACTGGCAGAGTTCATCTGTGTTCAGCTCTCTGAGACATTTGGCGACTTGCCTGTCCACATCCTGAGGAGAAGGAGTGGTTACATACCTGCTGCTTACGCCACATTTTGCATTGACTTGGAACAAATGCCATGGGGAAAATGCTTTTACATGCAAGCAACTTACTGTATGCTTTAAGCCAATGCTTCGATCACCTATGACCCagaaatattacacattttttctATCAAAACACGAGCACTGATTGGGAATTGCAAAGAGCATGTGACGCATAAACATGACTCAGACTGAAAGCTAAAAACATCAAGTCATAACATGGTTAATTCTTCATTGGCTTTGCCGCTGATTCACTTTAGGTAAACATGAGCATGTTGAATACCCGTGTTTTGACACAACATAGTgtataaacacatttgtgcgTTTAACTGTCAACAAATGTttaagaagaaagacaaagaaatattTACTCGCGTAGGAAACCCTAAACTCAGGTTTCCATGTAATTGTTACCTGAGTCACAGATTCTTTGTTTATGATTATCCTGGGAAAAAATGTATGATTCCTGCTGCCAGCTGAGGCTCTGCAAGGTGACCGTAAAGTGATTTAGGTAAATTGGGGTGAGAGTTTTCCTGAGTCTTAGGGATTTTGCTATTATGTGTTATTAGACAGAGACTTTTTGAAAGAAAACGTTAGATCATAATTCACCAAAACCACATACATAATCCATAGTTTCAGtcattttgtctaatttgggGTCCCAGTGTGGGGGCTCTGGAGTCAGGCGTTTAAGCTACATGGTGCATCCATGACTCATGTGTAATTGATGGGGTACCAGAAGAAAACTAAGACAGCTGATAATGCATGGAGATAATAAGTGCAGGACGTGAGCAATTTGCCTCCGAAAAAAGCTTATTTTTCTTTCCGTTATGTGTTTCGGCTAACACGTGGATTGCTAAGGATACAAGCAATCTTGCTTGGCAAATCCTGGACAAAAAGACTTAAATCCCATGTAGTGTTATTGCTTTGACAGATCAAAGGAGCTGGGAAATATAAACAAAGCATATTCTGTAATTGCAGCATCTCTGGGCTGTGTGCTGATGCCACCCTGAAGGTCTTGCTTTGATGGTTTACAGTACCTTCTCAGCAAAGTTTCCATTCTGATCCTTTGACTGAGTCACATAAGATGCTGTATGAAAAGAGGGATAATGAAGAAGAGTATTGTCAAGCGGTGTGTGCATCATACATCTAAATCGTCAGAGTTATTCCGACTATCTCCAGACTCACCAAT is part of the Solea senegalensis isolate Sse05_10M linkage group LG15, IFAPA_SoseM_1, whole genome shotgun sequence genome and harbors:
- the LOC122782267 gene encoding restin homolog isoform X2, with product MDTLTHQRRRITRSCSLGDALTRSTTFHALTHTIEQHLEEEGSPQKRRITIASYVTQSKDQNGNFAEKDVDRQVAKCLRELNTDELCQWFTNIGLQKCLPFIKEAKLCGVDMASVDVNTLDILQVATLEDREQLLSAIYNELHPPSAMVLRLDSLLESSRPPNVETFTATLASMSKSKSAPHVSRLPMNRRSLKLSQNYMAQRNSQLIEVTINASERIVHLRTPRETTAGKIKDSCMKMLGITEDKSLFTLKEKQGSAEELPADQQIGSLLTKTSDKRQLELYLCKMEKPTPTASQNSPEVKRTNENVNISIKVEGSQSAKQERIRELNQQVDSLQNVIFQVQELHHSLVAFCTELKNMDGDLNIDRLGSDELKQRLESVQSQLNDKRQSLQNLRDNMDNLAALKNKQLEVGLLEKMKLNCQVFKEDISMVHLNRQAAHLQKALQESKDKAQKMSQAIGSLSQLVSPQSPAMLLVVQENQGPDGHYGFACCYTEGNGLVVDKVDNTHLCVDDRLVEVNSVPVVNYTQEELTDLLLQGPTAQIVVLRQPPPALACLQHLVNPDPMKSTCLQSDVVTMETPPRRKVMAI
- the LOC122782267 gene encoding restin homolog isoform X1; the encoded protein is MHYLFYYCADDLGNKDGTCAERLKAELCLPLHAANMDTLTHQRRRITRSCSLGDALTRSTTFHALTHTIEQHLEEEGSPQKRRITIASYVTQSKDQNGNFAEKDVDRQVAKCLRELNTDELCQWFTNIGLQKCLPFIKEAKLCGVDMASVDVNTLDILQVATLEDREQLLSAIYNELHPPSAMVLRLDSLLESSRPPNVETFTATLASMSKSKSAPHVSRLPMNRRSLKLSQNYMAQRNSQLIEVTINASERIVHLRTPRETTAGKIKDSCMKMLGITEDKSLFTLKEKQGSAEELPADQQIGSLLTKTSDKRQLELYLCKMEKPTPTASQNSPEVKRTNENVNISIKVEGSQSAKQERIRELNQQVDSLQNVIFQVQELHHSLVAFCTELKNMDGDLNIDRLGSDELKQRLESVQSQLNDKRQSLQNLRDNMDNLAALKNKQLEVGLLEKMKLNCQVFKEDISMVHLNRQAAHLQKALQESKDKAQKMSQAIGSLSQLVSPQSPAMLLVVQENQGPDGHYGFACCYTEGNGLVVDKVDNTHLCVDDRLVEVNSVPVVNYTQEELTDLLLQGPTAQIVVLRQPPPALACLQHLVNPDPMKSTCLQSDVVTMETPPRRKVMAI